Proteins from one Xenopus tropicalis strain Nigerian chromosome 1, UCB_Xtro_10.0, whole genome shotgun sequence genomic window:
- the vps37b gene encoding vacuolar protein sorting-associated protein 37B — protein MAVETIKFMHLSLSELNELLEDEEKLGHIVQEMDEPQNVQLSKEMTLAGNRSLAEGNLLLQPDLETLKATLTQKYQELQSLIESHQLKKTKLDKQSVNSSLETLLALLQAEGAKIEEETENMAENFLDGGIQLDNFTDEYMNKRKLAHLRRVKIEKLQEMVMKGQRLPQVSVLPQAGPSETNQAPQAPYPTNFATPLPVTPRRPVPPPPQAPSQPGLYPMPYAMGAQPAHGLPYAASPCPPIPSRHGYQPSNQMPQPGYPVPFTTQYPPALPQRPPRLPPMPGFITQ, from the exons ATGGCCGTCGAAACGATCAAGTTTATGCACTTGTCCCTCTCTGAGCTGAACGAACTGCTGGAAGATGAGGAGAAGCTGGGGCACATAGTGCAAGAGATGGACGAG CCTCAGAATGTTCAGTTGAGCAAAGAAATGACACTTGCTGGAAATCGCAGCCTTGCAGAGGGGAACCTGCTATTGCAACCAGATCTTGAAACCTTAAAAGCCACCCTGACACAAAAATACCAGGAGCTGCAAAGTCTCATAGAGTCCCACCAGTTGAAGAAAACAAAACTTG ATAAACAGTCTGTCAATTCATCCCTGGAAACCCTTTTAGCTCTTCTTCAGGCTGAAGGTGCCAAAATAGAGGAGGAGACAGAG aatatGGCAGAAAATTTCCTTGATGGAGGCATCCAGTTGGATAACTTCACTGATGAGTATATGAACAAACGCAAATTAGCCCATCTGCGACGTGTAAAAATTGAAAAACTTCAGGAGATGGTAATGAAGGGGCAAAGACTTCCCCAGGTATCTGTGCTGCCACAAGCAGGGCCTTCGGAAACAAACCAAGCACCTCAAGCTCCCTATCCAACAAACTTCGCCACTCCTCTACCTGTTACACCCAGAAGACCAGTGCCACCGCCACCCCAAGCGCCAAGTCAACCTGGACTATATCCAATGCCATATGCAATGGGTGCTCAGCCAGCCCATGGGCTGCCTTATGCAGCATCTCCGTGCCCACCTATTCCTTCTCGTCATGGGTATCAGCCTTCAAATCAAATGCCTCAGCCTGGTTATCCAGTTCCATTCACAACACAGTATCCTCCTGCTCTCCCTCAAAGACCACCTCGCCTTCCTCCTATGCCCGGTTTCATTACACAGTGA